The following is a genomic window from Bacillota bacterium.
GCCCCACGCCCGCCAGCCAGCCGAGGAGCAGCGCCGCCGCGGCGGCGGCCACATGAATGCGCAAATTGCGCTCGCTGCGCAGCGCGTCCCGCCAGCCTTGCAGTGCAAAGCGAAAGCTTTCGCCGAGCGTGCGCGCCTTCAACGCGGCCACCCGGTGGCCTCCAGCACCGCTTCCTCTTTGGCCCGCATCTCGGCCCGCGACGCCTCGTCCTCGTGATCGTAGCCCAGCAAGTGCAGGATGCCGTGCACGAGCAAATAAGCGAGCTCCCGCCCGAAAGAGTGGCCGTATTCCTCAGCCTGCCGCCGCGCCGTCTCCAGCGAAATTACTACGTCCCCCAACAGCAGCGGCCGCTCGGGATACTTCTCCGGGTAAGCCCGCACTTCGGCCAG
Proteins encoded in this region:
- the ybeY gene encoding rRNA maturation RNase YbeY; protein product: MALIIVNESSTELDEKQLQALVEVAAEAVKPEFDPDQVEIGLTLVDDEAIAALNEQYRSIAAPTDVLSFPLWTRDQLAEVRAYPEKYPERPLLLGDVVISLETARRQAEEYGHSFGRELAYLLVHGILHLLGYDHEDEASRAEMRAKEEAVLEATGWPR